From a single Fusarium pseudograminearum CS3096 chromosome 2, whole genome shotgun sequence genomic region:
- a CDS encoding hypothetical protein (OrfG): MRGLIILASLSHLATTLTIPTYPKKRALSAGVAIYSCTTPGTVALTFDDGPFIYTESVLDQLASAGFKATFFLNGYNLGNIEDYQSTVDRMINEGHQVASHTYGHPDLAALNDYDVEQQMALLSNQFTHMIGKDPVYMRPPYFSFNDRTLQVLGQLGYKVVIADIDTDDWRYSSFGGAEPSLDLYNAGLGHGGSIVLMHDVHQNTVQNILPRIIQATRQSGRRAVTVGECLGDPETNWYRVSGGSGGGSQTTEWNSTESHDNVVVVHTPAPEKLGVII; the protein is encoded by the exons ATGCGTGGTTTAATCATTCTGGCTTCCCTAAGCCATCTGGCGACAACTCTAACGATTCCAACCTACCCCAAGAAGAGAGCCCTGTCAGCTGGCGTCGCCATCTACAGCTGCACCACGCCAGGGACCGTTGCGCTCACTTTCGATGACGGTCCGTTCATATACACAGAGTCTGTGCTTGATCAACTTGCTTCCGCTGGATTCAAGGCcaccttcttcctcaatgGATACAATTTGGGCAACATTGAGGACTACCAATCCACGGTTGATAGGATGATCAATGAAGGGCACCAGGTTGCTTCGCACAC CTACGGTCACCCTGATCTTGCAGCCCTCAACGACTATGATGTCGAACAACAGATGGCATTGTTGAGTAACCAGTTCACTCACATGATAGGTAAGGACCCCGTCTACATGCGCCCCCCTTACTTTAGCTTCAACGACCGAACACTTCAAGTACTCGGTCAGTTGGGGTATAAAGTAGTTATTGCTGATATCGACACCGACGATTGGCGCTATTCGTCTTTTGGCGGTGCCGAGCCCTCTCTAGACTTGTACAACGCTGGCCTAGGCCATGGAGGCTCGATTGTTCTCATGCATGACGTCCATCAAAACACTGTACAGAACATACTCCCCCGTATAATTCAGGCGACGCGTCAAAGCGGACGAAGAG CGGTTACAGTTGGAGAGTGTCTCGGAGACCCTGAGACAAACTGGTATCGGGTCTCGGGAGGATCTGGAGGAGGGTCTCAAACAACAGAGTGGAACAGCACGGAAAGTCACGACAATGTCGTGGTGGTTCACACACCTGCACCTGAGAAGCTGGGTGTTATTATTTAA
- a CDS encoding hypothetical protein (OrfJ): MEEYTVNQVAEHNKPHDAWLIIHGNVYDVTKYIRDHPGGADVLVEAAGLDASEDFDNAGHSEDAFEIMEDLCVGKVKGFEKKKPKLKPLAPITTPKPVAAKSSSLSVLANISFVLAAGVGAYYFGRRQELGVPNWVLASLRNDSTGSSFIKGVIVGSGSLAITNAVLAQSFTTSAMKSKPFTSYPAHMKVPKRTQQDTLLQRGLLDPIAYSPLPLVKKTKVTPNVLRLTFSLPTASTVLGLPIGQHVTIKADVQGETVARSYTPVSNNSDLGILELVIKVYPDGKLTNNYLAHLEIGDEVLFRGPKGAMKYQPNICKKIGLIAGGTGITPMFQVIRAVCEHDRDTTEISLIYANRTEQDILLREELDRFARRYPKNFKVYYVLDEPPSDWEYGSGYITQELMKEKMPAPSMDSKVFLCGPPGMVNASKKGLVDLGYQQPGASAKMSDQIFVF; this comes from the exons ATGGAGGAATATACTGTTAACCAAGTGGCCGAGCACAACAAACCACACGACGCGTGGTTAATAATCCACGGCAACG TTTATGATGTCACTAAATATATAAGAGATCATCCTGGTGGCGCAGACGTCTTGGTTGAGGCAGCTGGCCTTGACGCCAGTGAAGACTTTGACAATGCTGGACACTCAGAAGATGCAtttgagatcatggaggaTCTTTGcgttggcaaggtcaagggcttcgagaagaagaagcccaagctgAAGCCACTCGCCCCTATCACAACACCCAAGCCCGTCGCTGCAAAGTCTTCTTCCCTGTCAGTGTTGGCAAACATCAGTTTTGTTCTCGCCGCGGGCGTCGGTGCATACTATTTTGGTCGTCGTCAAGAACTTGGTGTGCCGAACTGGgtgcttgcttctttgagaaATGACTCTACTGGCTCAAGCTTCATCAAAGGCGTGATCGTCGGGAGTGGATCTCTTGCCATCACAAACGCAGTACTTGCTCAGAGTTTCACTACTTCAGCTATGAAGAGCAAGCCTTTCACAAGCTATCCTGCGCACATGAAGGTTCCAAAGCGAACTCAGCAAGACACCCTCCTCCAGAGAGGGCTGTTAGACCCTATTGCCTATTCTCCCCTCCCTCTGgtaaaaaagactaaagtCACGCCAAACGTCCTTCGCTTGACCTTCAGTCTACCTACAGCCAGCACGGTGCTCGGCTTGCCTATCGGGCAGCACGTCACAATCAAGGCCGATGTACAGGGAGAAACTGTCGCTCGTTCATACACGCCTGTCTCAAACAACTCcgaccttggcatccttgagCTGGTTATCAAAGTGTACCCAGACGGGAAGTTGACTAACAATTATCTAGCCCACCTTGAGATTGGAGACGAGGTTCTTTTTCGAGGCCCCAAGGGAGCGATGAAGTATCAACCCAACATTTGCAAGAAAATTGGGTTGATTGCTGGCGGCACGGGTATCACACCCATGTTCCAAGTCATTCGCGCCGTCTGCGAGCATGACCGTGACACGACAGAGATTTCTCTGATCTACGCAAATAGGACAGAGCAGGATATTCTTTTGCGGGAGGAACTAGACAGGTTTGCCAGACGGTACCCAAAGAACTTCAAAGTGTATTACGTATTAGATGAACCGCCTAGCGATTGGGAGTATGGCTCAGGCTATATCACGCAGGAattgatgaaggagaaaatGCCTGCTCCTAGTATGGACTCCAAGGTATTCTTATGTGGTCCGCCAGGGATGGTAAATGCATCTAAGAAGGGACTTGTTGACTTGGGCTATCAGCAACCTGGAGCTTCGGCAAAGATGTCGGATCAGATCTTtgtattttaa
- a CDS encoding hypothetical protein (OrfK), whose translation MSTKQFCLLGEAVSTAREIEVPPAIDFEELQSVGFIHDGRRLNAVSEVLEVNEPISISINGNAVRDVPGPAGIPYFGNYLEIYPDHLGNHQRLFEKYGPLFTTTSMGNRLYQTNSAELSNIFLSEDHYFTKDIVPGHPLHPIKNQEAGVFLADTNTEQWRLAHKFLPPALGPKAVRHYAPTMQRTVESSFKVFDELDQKGEAWNVYQYMLKLGSQAVGKLVLGMDFAHFEQVDSPLHEMVLKIAENLELNKRVSSMGAWYAQMPFGDPKKVRQTMARIMEMMDESIARASKGQEDLELQDAALKADNVVDYFLRATDNKGNKLPPSQFAPALLVATAAGFTTTSSLLSWLIYSLVKYPGNQERVLQELIDNDWDGDTQVTADTTSKLTFLDKFIKETQRLHNPSFQPGRTAKVDMILPGGYRLPKGAVVISALHHMHNNKDVWENPGRFDPDRWDTEQVKNRPPGSYIPFATGPRMCVGFNFALQEIKVFLPKLVYRYKFSLAQDGPIEYDPYFQLIRPNNLYVQAEKRVKWPPKSE comes from the exons ATGTCAACGAAACAATTCTGCCTGTTAGGCGAGGCCGTCTCTACCGCCCGAGAGATCGAAGTCCCGCCAGCTATAGActttgaggagcttcaga GTGTGGGTTTCATCCACGATGGCCGAAGACTCAACGCCGTATCTGAAGTCCTCGAAGTAAATGAGCCCATTTCTATATCCATCAACGGAAACGCTGTGCGAGACGTTCCCGGACCCGCGGGTATCCCATACTTTGGCAATTATCTCGAAATATACCCCGACCACCTCGGTAACCATCAGCGATTGTTCGAGAAGTATGGGCCGCTCTTTACTACAACCAGTATGGGGAACCGTCTATACCAAACCAACAGTGCTGAACTATCGAACATCTTCCTGTCTGAAGATCACTATTTTACGAAAGACATTGTTCCCGGCCATCCTTTACATCCTATCAAGAATCAAGAAGCGGGAGTTTTCTTGGCTGATACAAATACCGAGCAATGGCGGCTTGCTCACAAATTCCTTCCACCTGCACTGGGACCAAAGGCCGTTAGGCATTATGCACCCACTATGCAGCGCACGGTTGAGTCTTCGTTCAAGGTTTTTGACGAGCTGGACCAAAAGGGTGAAGCATGGAATGTCTACCAGTACATGCTTAAGCTTGGCTCGCAAGCTGTCGGAAAACTCGTCTTGGGCATGGACTTTGCTCATTTTGAGCAGGTCGACTCACCCCTACACGAAATGGTTCTTAAGATCGCCGAGAATCTGGAATTAAATAAGCGTGTTTCCTCTATGGGTGCTTGGTACGCTCAGATGCCCTTTGGTGACCCGAAGAAGGTCCGTCAGACAATGGCCAGGATTATGGAAATGATGGACGAGTCGATCGCCAGAGCCTCCAAAGGCCAGGAGGACCTGGAGCTCCAAGATGCAGCTCTCAAGGCCGACAACGTTGTGG ATTACTTTCTTCGTGCTACCGATAACAAGGGCAATAAGCTTCCACCTTCGCAATTTGCACCAGCACTTCTTGTGGCTACAGCTGCCGGCTTTACAACCACATCATCCTTACTATCTTGGTTGATCTACAGTTTAGTCAAGTATCCTGGCAATCAAGAACGTGTCCTTCAGGAGCTCATTGACAACGACTGGGACGGAGATACCCAAGTCACTGCCGACACAACGAGTAAACTTACCTTTCTCGATAAGTTTATCAAGGAAACCCAGCGTCTGCACAATCCATCATTCCAGCCCGGCCGCACCGCGAAGGTTGATATGATCCTACCAGGAGGATATCGTCTCCCAAAGGGTGCAGTAGTCATTTCAGCGCTTCATCACAtgcacaacaacaaggacgtATGGGAGAATCCAGGGCGTTTCGACCCCGATCGCTGGGACACAGAACAGGTCAAGAATAGGCCTCCTGGCTCATACATTCCATTCGCAACGGGGCCGAGAATGTGCGTTGGATTCAACTTTGCGTTACAGGAGATCAAGGTTTTCTTACCCAAACTTGTCTATCGATACAAGTTCAGTCTGGCCCAGGATGGACCGATTGAGTATGACCCCTACTTCCAGTTGATTCGACCCAACAATTTATATGTTCAGGCGGAGAAGAGAGTGAAATGGCCACCAAAGTCAGAGTAG
- a CDS encoding hypothetical protein (OrfI), with product MKPFTLPPVDSRIVAVLGGGVLGRRIACGWAASGYDVIIRDPSPEQRVAAVEYCNNSMSEYSDSQIRGSVQAVEDLPEAVGKAWLVIEAVPEKLPIKIATFADLERLTSEDTILCSNSSSYKSREMVGDLRPDTKRRVLNMHYYIPPQYRVVELMTDGETDETIFPFLYEKLEEIKFHPYVARKESTGFIYNRLWAAIKREVLNILAEGVSTPEEIERLWKEMWYAKEMGPVAMMDTVGLDTVSFIEQHYIAERGLPNTPVDFLQKYIDEGKLGAKSDKGGLLP from the coding sequence ATGAAGCCATTCACTCTACCCCCCGTGGACAGTCGAATTGTTGCTGTACTTGGTGGAGGAGTCCTCGGACGACGCATTGCCTGTGGTTGGGCCGCAAGCGGATATGATGTTATTATTCGTGATCCAAGTCCTGAACAGAGGGTAGCAGCTGTGGAATACTGCAACAACAGCATGTCAGAATATTCAGACTCTCAAATCAGAGGATCTGTACAAGCCGTTGAAGACCTCCCTGAGGCTGTTGGAAAGGCCTGGCTGGTCATCGAGGCTGTTCCAGAGAAGCTCCCTATCAAGATTGCGACATTTGCCGATCTAGAACGGCTCACATCGGAGGACACAATTCTTTGTAGCAATTCATCCTCCTACAAATCCAGAGAGATGGTTGGGGATCTACGACCTGACACAAAGCGACGCGTCCTGAATATGCACTACTACATACCCCCGCAGTATCGTGTCGTCGAACTCATGACAGACGGGGAGACGGACGAGACCATCTTTCCGTTTTTATATGAGAAACTTGAAGAGATAAAATTCCATCCCTATGTGGCTCGCAAAGAGTCAACTGGTTTCATCTACAACCGTCTTTGGGCGGCCATAAAGAGAGAAGTTTTGAACATTCTTGCCGAGGGCGTCTCCACCCCCGAGGAGATCGAACGTCTCTGGAAGGAAATGTGGTATGCCAAAGAGATGGGGCCTGTGGCTATGATGGATACAGTTGGTCTTGACACAGTGTCTTTCATCGAGCAGCACTACATTGCAGAGCGGGGTTTGCCAAATACTCCTGTTGATTTTCTTCAGAAATACATCGATGAGGGCAAGCTTGGTGCAAAGTCGGATAAGGGTGGATTGCTACCGTAA
- a CDS encoding hypothetical protein (OrfL) produces the protein MDYSWEAEFSSSRHVHNRGSRKPKSQTANISNIFGVYEIQCAKAENIALGPSLANGKKPKRQSGPRLTIQSFTAGEHGLVGALHLPGVLDAEVHMSGSRKMLQEILDAENASDVEDSGSGEDLDTEHDNHETGTESAATSSNADPPQHSEDENDSHGSEISTQEDREQSRFTKFEKNTFRQPKFWLFWKGAVLVLPDNTTQASADNMANSVPNEPQSGMGYIVFNGNGYKRFNGTISCDVLEWRDVAFSGRKE, from the coding sequence ATGGATTACTCCTGGGAAGCCGAGTTCTCATCTTCTCGACATGTTCACAACAGAGGCTCACGCAAACCCAAATCACAAACCGCCAATATCTCAAATATCTTTGGCGTTTATGAAATCCAATGCGCAAAGGCTGAAAACATCGCTCTGGGACCATCACTCGCAAACGGGAAGAAGCCAAAACGACAATCTGGACCGAGACTCACTATTCAAAGTTTCACTGCTGGTGAGCATGGACTTGTCGGGGCTCTTCATTTACCGGGTGTTTTAGATGCCGAAGTACACATGTCTGGGAGTAGGAAAATGCTGCAAGAAATCCTAGACGCCGAGAACGCTTCTGATGTAGAAGATTCAGGCTCTGGAGAAGACCTTGATACGGAACATGACAACCATGAGACTGGAACTGAAAGTGCAGCAACAAGCAGCAACGCTGATCCCCCGCAGCATTCCGAAGATGAAAACGACAGCCATGGTTCTGAGATCTCTACCCAAGAAGATAGAGAACAGTCAAGGTTCACAAAATTCGAGAAGAACACCTTTCGACAACCCAAGTTCTGGTTATTTTGGAAGGGGGCTGTCCTTGTGTTGCCCGATAACACTACCCAAGCGAGCGCGGATAATATGGCAAACTCTGTGCCGAACGAGCCACAATCTGGGATGGGATATATTGTCTTCAACGGAAACGGATACAAGAGGTTCAATGGTACCATCAGCTGTGATGTACTTGAATGGAGAGATGTCGCATTTAGCGGTCGGAAGGAATAA
- the TRI14 gene encoding TRI14 — protein MLPQVILSHLGSIGEVASTWLSENGYLSTQCPPLPKGNINYDIYMGYPEMFAWDKKRCVAYVSNLYNATVSTWDPYKGVVLDTIEFPGLSHAGDSASPNPLHASGIILRPDAYNPQTLEVVIDNGDAFYTDGFNVSGPDHLMTIDLKTKEVTNKLRLNNGLYAGYADASLGPDGNTYVLGTYASNILRVTPQKEISTFYVADNLEPPRLYGFTGIAHVGNAMIVPDNIIGQLIRFDVRDKVGTPVVIKQTPYHEFKTANVLHFPERYNDTILLVAENMTPDHPFGGVSVYQDKTQQFNEVEFLGFLPSRLQNALTTSARQMTDRIYVVALPTDGANITVAGKSSRFEFQDITEELDLMIHPKSEGEVRDEI, from the exons ATGTTGCCACAAGTTATTCTGAGCCATCTCGGTTCCATTGGCGAAGTTGCTTCAACATGGCTCTCTGAAAACGGATATCTCAGCACACAATGCCCACCATTGCCTAAAGGCAACATCAACTATGACATATATATGGGCTATCCCGAGATGTTCGCTTGGGACAAGAAGCGTTGCGTTGCCTACGTCAG cAACCTATATAACGCCACTGTCAGTACTTGGGATCCTTACAAGGGCgttgttcttgacaccaTTGAATTCCCAGGTCTCAGTCACGCTGGTGATTCAGCCAGCCCGAACCCGCTACATGCTAGCGGAATCATCCTGAGACCTGATGCGTATAACCCTCAGACTCTCGAAGTCGTGATTGACAACGGAGACGCTTTCTACACTGATGGTTTCAACGTGTCGGGGCCCGACCACCTGATGACTATTGATCTCAAAACGAAGGAGGTCACAAATAAGTTGCGTCTCAACAACGGCCTTTATGCCGGCTATGCGGATGCCAGTCTTGGACCTGATGGCAACACGTATGTTCTGGGAACCTACGCGTCAAACATTCTACGAGTGACACCCCAGAAGGAGATCTCGACATTTTACGTTGCTGACAACCTTGAGCCACCTCGACTCTACGGCTTCACCGGCATTGCTCACGTTGGAAACGCCATGATTGTTCCCGACAACATCATTGGGCAGCTCATTCGCTTCGACGTCCGCGACAAGGTTGGAACTCCCGTTGTGATCAAGCAGACTCCTTACCACGAGTTCAAGACTGCCAACGTTCTGCATTTCCCAGAGCGATACAACGACACTATCCTTCTGGTTGCCGAGAACATGACACCGGATCATCCCTTCGGTGGTGTGTCAGTTTACCAGGATAAGACTCAGCAGTTCAACGAGGTTGAGTTCTTGGGATTCTTGCCCAGCCGTCTCCAGAACGCCTTGACGACTTCTGCTCGACAAATGACCGATCGCATTTACGTGGTTGCCCTCCCCACTGACGGTGCCAACATCACTGTTGCCGGTAAGAGCAGCAGATTCGAGTTCCAGGACATCACAGAAGAGTTGGATTTGATGATCCACCCCAAGTCCGAGGGCGAGGTCCGCGACGAGATCTAG
- the TRI12 gene encoding TRI12 has product MTATVPKEGVDLESQPGDRLRAQALATTAAELPEGYYTSPRVIASFAAFSLNVCATYFVLQASASALPNILQDIGQSDNQSLFSTLWTTGQAVSILVMGRVTDRFGRRPFVIATHILGLVGAIVGCTANKFNTLLAAMTLLGVAAGPAGSSPLFIGELMSNKHKFLGLLAVSAPSIVMTAGPYFGQRLSIQSSWRWIFYIYIIMSAVATLLIVVWYHPPSFRQLHGKKARKRDELAKLDWIGIFLVTAGVSLFLLGVSWGGKPNNPWNSGKIIGLMTSGLGSLVVFALYEVFGKPVQPMIPPVLFKDTRGFVCILLISSIMGAMNLCLTIIYPQQVINIFGSSLKNWQETAWMTATASFGTWAGVIILGNVFHLIRHIRWQILVGAMWLTAFLGAMSSVNRDNKNAAIALSFFSGFVVGWAQDITMLMVQFITTDEDLGVAFSVVAASRPFFGSIFTAVFISLYSNQYPKEIGSHLTSAMRGTDIPQASFPSLLEAAKTGRIDAVKALPGMTNSTTTVVSQAMADSYTASYANVYYFAMALGVIPIIASLCMRDFDRYLTDHVPHQLYDRKKADKDVLEGDSDTPSSPTIHSTVEVKE; this is encoded by the exons ATGACTGCTACAGTTCCTAAGGAAGGTGTCGACCTTGAATCTCAGCCAGGCGACAGGCTGCGAGCCCAAGCCCTCGCCACTACAGCCGCTGAGCTTCCAGAAGGATATTACACCTCACCTCGTGTGATAGCTTCCTTCGCAGCATTCTCTCTCAATGTCTGCGCTACCTACTTTGTTCTTCAAGCATCAGCCTCTGCTCTTCCCAACATTCTCCAGGACATTGGCCAGAGCGATAATCAAAGTCTCTTCTCGACTCTATGGACGACTGGTCAAGCTGTCAGCATCCTGGTGATGGGTCGTGTTACGGATAGATTTGGGCGACGGCCATTTGTCATAGCTACTCAtatccttggccttgttggtgCTATCGTTGGATGCACAGCTAACAAATTCAATACCCTCCTGGCTGCCATGACACTGCTCGGGGTTGCTGCTGGTCCAGCAGGTTCTAGCCCTCTATTCATTGGCGAACTGATGAGTAACAAACACAAgttccttggtctcctcgCTGTATCTGCCCCCAGCATTGTCATGACTGCTGGCCCCTACTTTGGTCAGCGTCTCAGCATACAAAGCAGTTGGCGTTGGATCTTTTACATCTATATCATCATGAGTG CGGTTGCAACTCTACTTATCGTTGTTTGGTACCACCCTCCGTCATTTAGGCAACTTCATGGAAAAAAGGCTCGCAAGAGGGACGAACTGGCAAAGCTTGACTGGATAGGTATCTTCCTTGTCACTGCCGGAGTAtccctctttctccttgGTGTATCCTGGGGAGGCAAGCCCAACAATCCTTGGAATTCTGGCAAGATTATCGGACTCATGACATCTGGCCTTGGCTCTCTCGTCGTGTTCGCCTTGTACGAGGTCTTTGGCAAGCCCGTGCAACCTATGATCCCGCCTGTCCTTTTCAAGGATACTCGTGGCTTTGTCtgcatccttctcatcagctcCATCATGGGCGCGATGAATCTTTGTCTGACTATTATTTACCCTCAGcaagtcatcaacatcttcggGTCCAGTTTGAAGAACTGGCAAGAGACTGCATGGATGACAGCAACTGCCTCATTCGGTACATGGGCTGGAGTTATAATTCTGGGCAACGtgtttcatctcatcagGCACATCCGTTGGCAAATACTCGTCGGGGCTATGTGGCTCACAGCTTTCCTAGGAGCCATGTCGTCTGTCAATCGAGATAACAAGAACGCAGCCATCGCTTTGTCGTTCTTTTCCGGCTTTGTCGTCGGCTGGGCTCAGGACATCACCATGCTCATGGTTCAGTTTATCACGACAGATGAAGATTTAGGTGTAGCTTTCT ctgttgttgctgcttccCGCCCCTTTTTTGGCTCCATTTTCACCGCCGTCTTCATATCCCTCTATAGCAACCAGTACCCAAAAGAAATCGGAAGCCATCTGACTTCAGCCATGCGTGGTACGGACATCCCACAAGCATCATTCCCCAGTCTTcttgaggctgccaagacgGGACGGATagatgctgtcaaggctctcCCCGGGATGACGAACAGCACTACTACGGTGGTCAGCCAAGCTATGGCAGATAGCTACACAGCTTCATACGCTAACGTCTACTACTTTGCCATGGCGCTGGGAGTTATTCCAATTATCGCCAGCCTCTGCATGCGGGACTTTGATCGATACCTCACCGATCATGTTCCTCACCAGCTTTATGATAGAAAGAAAGCGGACAAAGATGTACTTGAGGGAGATTCCGATACACCGTCATCTCCAACCATACATTCAACTGTTGAGGTTAAGGAATAA